Proteins from one Algicella marina genomic window:
- the rimK gene encoding 30S ribosomal protein S6--L-glutamate ligase — MDDTQFDKPLTLGWEEWVSLPDLGLPALKVKIDTGARTSALHAFDIEPFGPAAKPRVRFTVHPVAGRDDIEVSSSAPLLETRDVTSSNGETEHRYVIETVIEVGGKSWPIEVTLTDRSSMASRMLLGRQALRPEILVQPSERFFQPELDYDVYLKNRQPAPKRALRIAVLSRENNYSTRRLVEEGTKRDHVIEVIDTTRCYMAINQSAPEVHYDGKRLPRYDAVIPRIGSSITAYGTAVVRQFETIGTYCVNSSHGIGTSRDKLAAHQVLARNGIGMPATAFASSPKDNGNLINLVGKAPLIVKLLESTQGKGVVLAETQKAADSVISAFRNLKANFLVQHFVKEANGEDIRCLVIGGKVVGSMKRVAAAGEFRSNLHQGGAGEKVRISKAERETAVRAAKALGLNFVGVDLLRGEDGPKVLEVNSSPGLEGIEGVTARNVAAELFAEIEKRVQLRAPRRKPRR; from the coding sequence ATGGATGATACGCAATTCGACAAACCGCTGACCTTGGGCTGGGAGGAATGGGTATCCCTGCCGGACCTTGGCCTGCCCGCCCTCAAGGTGAAGATCGACACCGGCGCCCGGACGTCCGCGCTGCATGCTTTCGATATCGAACCTTTCGGGCCCGCGGCCAAGCCCCGCGTACGTTTCACGGTTCATCCGGTTGCCGGCCGCGACGATATTGAAGTGTCGTCATCCGCCCCGCTGCTGGAAACCCGCGACGTGACCAGTTCCAACGGCGAAACGGAGCATCGCTACGTGATCGAGACTGTCATTGAGGTCGGGGGAAAAAGCTGGCCGATCGAGGTAACTCTGACCGACCGCAGCAGCATGGCCTCCCGCATGCTGTTGGGACGTCAGGCGCTACGGCCGGAAATTCTGGTACAGCCGAGTGAAAGGTTCTTTCAGCCCGAGCTGGATTACGACGTCTATCTCAAGAATCGCCAACCCGCGCCGAAACGCGCCCTGCGCATTGCGGTTCTCTCGCGCGAGAACAATTATTCTACAAGACGGCTGGTGGAGGAAGGCACGAAACGCGACCACGTGATCGAGGTGATTGATACCACCCGCTGTTACATGGCGATCAATCAGAGTGCACCCGAAGTGCACTACGACGGCAAACGGTTGCCACGTTATGACGCCGTAATTCCCCGGATCGGCTCATCCATCACCGCCTACGGCACGGCAGTTGTCCGCCAGTTCGAAACCATCGGTACCTATTGCGTCAATTCCAGCCACGGCATCGGTACCTCGCGCGACAAGCTGGCGGCCCATCAGGTACTGGCGCGCAACGGGATCGGCATGCCGGCAACCGCCTTCGCCTCCTCGCCAAAGGACAACGGGAACCTGATCAATCTGGTCGGCAAGGCGCCCCTGATCGTGAAATTGCTGGAAAGCACGCAGGGCAAGGGCGTCGTGCTGGCCGAGACACAAAAGGCGGCGGATAGTGTGATCTCCGCGTTCCGGAATCTCAAAGCCAATTTTCTCGTTCAGCACTTCGTCAAGGAGGCAAACGGCGAGGATATCCGGTGTCTCGTCATTGGCGGCAAGGTCGTGGGGTCGATGAAGCGCGTGGCGGCCGCGGGGGAATTCCGCTCCAACCTCCATCAGGGCGGCGCTGGCGAAAAAGTACGCATTTCCAAGGCCGAACGCGAAACGGCTGTTCGCGCGGCCAAGGCCCTCGGACTGAACTTTGTCGGTGTCGATTTGCTGCGCGGGGAAGACGGGCCGAAGGTGCTGGAGGTAAATTCCTCTCCCGGTCTCGAAGGCATTGAGGGGGTTACAGCGCGTAACGTCGCGGCGGAGTTGTTCGCCGAGATTGAAAAGCGCGTACAGTTGCGCGCACCGAGACGCAAGCCGCGCCGCTGA
- a CDS encoding SUF system Fe-S cluster assembly protein, with protein MNATPDAPMEGTPLIKPSTTDHPLFDSVVEACRTVYDPEIPVNIYDLGLIYTIQIAEDGAVDILMSLTAPGCPVAGEMPGWVAEAIEPLPGVQTVNVQLVWEPQWGMDMMSDEARLELGFM; from the coding sequence ATGAACGCGACCCCCGATGCGCCGATGGAAGGCACGCCGCTGATCAAGCCATCCACCACCGATCATCCGTTGTTCGACAGTGTGGTGGAAGCATGCCGGACGGTCTATGACCCGGAAATTCCGGTCAACATTTACGATCTCGGCCTGATCTACACGATCCAGATCGCCGAAGATGGCGCTGTCGATATCTTGATGTCGCTGACGGCGCCGGGCTGCCCGGTGGCCGGCGAGATGCCCGGCTGGGTGGCAGAAGCGATCGAGCCCCTGCCGGGTGTGCAAACCGTCAACGTACAACTTGTGTGGGAACCGCAGTGGGGCATGGACATGATGTCCGACGAGGCGCGGCTCGAACTGGGCTTCATGTAG
- a CDS encoding LysR family transcriptional regulator gives MQSNPNWNDLALFAAVARAGGLTGAVAATGASAATLSRRMKALESSLSRRLFVHGRQGYVLTSDGRALLEKAEKVEAAFVDVQAWQAQQAGPPRVRISAGNWTALLLSENILSFWSPSAQWVPEFVANVLPLDIARREIDVGIRSRRPEQPWLAGQKTAEVDFATYGKSPDVTGWIGTSDTAAVGSTRWVELNHGADIVTRVNDPYLAFSLARSGVGRIVLPVFAGNFSGLQQLSEPIPELHREEWMVTHHEGRYEPAVRAALRSLALFLKRPERRIWPKESSGKKPQAKDGKMT, from the coding sequence ATGCAAAGCAACCCGAACTGGAATGATCTTGCCCTCTTCGCGGCCGTGGCCCGCGCCGGTGGCCTGACAGGAGCCGTTGCCGCAACTGGGGCAAGTGCCGCCACACTGTCGCGGCGGATGAAGGCGCTGGAGTCATCACTTTCCCGCCGCCTGTTTGTCCACGGTCGGCAGGGCTACGTGCTGACCAGTGATGGACGCGCCCTTCTGGAAAAAGCCGAAAAGGTGGAGGCCGCGTTCGTCGATGTGCAGGCGTGGCAGGCACAGCAGGCAGGGCCGCCACGGGTGCGCATTTCCGCCGGAAACTGGACCGCACTGCTTCTGTCGGAGAACATCCTCTCCTTCTGGTCGCCATCGGCCCAGTGGGTGCCGGAGTTCGTTGCCAATGTGCTGCCGCTGGACATCGCCCGCCGCGAGATTGACGTCGGCATTCGCAGCCGCAGGCCGGAACAGCCTTGGCTGGCGGGACAGAAGACCGCGGAGGTTGATTTTGCGACCTATGGGAAATCGCCCGATGTTACGGGCTGGATCGGGACCAGCGACACCGCCGCTGTCGGCTCCACCCGCTGGGTGGAACTCAACCACGGGGCCGATATCGTCACCCGTGTCAACGATCCGTATCTGGCGTTCAGCCTTGCCCGCAGTGGTGTCGGGCGGATTGTTTTGCCGGTTTTCGCCGGTAATTTCAGTGGATTGCAACAGCTTTCCGAACCCATACCGGAATTGCACCGGGAGGAATGGATGGTAACACACCACGAAGGCCGCTATGAACCGGCAGTTCGTGCTGCCTTGCGCAGCCTAGCCTTGTTTCTGAAGCGCCCCGAGCGGCGGATCTGGCCGAAGGAAAGTTCCGGCAAGAAACCGCAGGCGAAAGACGGGAAGATGACCTGA
- a CDS encoding HesB/IscA family protein, whose amino-acid sequence MFSVPGTPPVTMTDAAATEIARLMAEGDTEGLRIGIKKGGCAGMEYTMEYVAEADPHDEVVEMNGARVLIAPMAQMFLFGTEIDYEVSLLESGFKFNNPNVSEACGCGESIKFADM is encoded by the coding sequence ATGTTTTCAGTACCCGGAACACCGCCTGTCACGATGACGGATGCAGCAGCCACAGAAATCGCCCGGCTCATGGCTGAGGGCGATACCGAGGGGCTGCGCATCGGTATCAAGAAGGGTGGTTGCGCGGGCATGGAATACACGATGGAATATGTCGCTGAGGCTGACCCACATGACGAAGTTGTGGAGATGAACGGCGCGCGTGTATTGATCGCCCCGATGGCCCAGATGTTTCTGTTCGGCACCGAGATTGACTATGAGGTATCGCTGCTCGAATCCGGGTTCAAATTCAACAATCCCAACGTCTCCGAGGCCTGCGGCTGCGGCGAATCGATCAAGTTCGCCGACATGTAA
- the tpiA gene encoding triose-phosphate isomerase: MPRKIAAGNWKMNGSLASTAMVEALAKAFPAPECEVIVCPPFPLIPALVNLNSPFTIGAQDCHFSESGAHTGDVSPQLLKEIGCGAVILGHSERRADHGETSALVARKVTATQNAGLTAIVCVGETEADRDGGRTLKVVEGQLAGSLPDGTDPDALVIAYEPVWAIGTGRTPVNDEIAEVHAAIRDTLEARFGGQGKEIRILYGGSVKPGNASEIFAIANVDGGLVGGASLTAEDFGPIVAAAES; this comes from the coding sequence ATGCCACGCAAGATTGCCGCCGGAAACTGGAAGATGAACGGGTCTTTGGCCTCCACAGCCATGGTTGAAGCGTTGGCAAAGGCGTTCCCTGCTCCCGAATGCGAGGTAATTGTCTGTCCTCCGTTTCCGCTGATTCCCGCACTGGTCAATCTGAACTCTCCCTTCACGATTGGCGCGCAGGATTGTCATTTCTCCGAGAGCGGTGCCCATACCGGAGACGTCTCGCCGCAGCTTCTGAAGGAAATCGGCTGTGGCGCTGTAATTCTCGGCCATTCGGAAAGACGTGCCGACCATGGCGAAACATCAGCATTGGTTGCCCGCAAGGTGACAGCGACGCAAAATGCCGGCCTTACCGCCATTGTTTGCGTCGGCGAGACGGAGGCCGATCGTGACGGCGGGCGGACACTGAAGGTCGTCGAGGGGCAATTGGCCGGGTCACTGCCTGACGGCACCGACCCTGATGCGCTGGTTATCGCCTATGAACCGGTCTGGGCCATCGGTACCGGACGGACACCTGTGAACGATGAGATCGCCGAGGTCCATGCCGCGATCCGGGACACGCTGGAAGCGCGGTTCGGCGGTCAGGGCAAGGAGATTCGCATCCTGTACGGTGGATCGGTCAAACCCGGCAACGCTTCCGAGATCTTTGCCATTGCCAATGTTGATGGCGGTCTTGTCGGCGGTGCGTCTCTCACGGCGGAAGATTTCGGACCGATAGTCGCCGCTGCAGAAAGTTGA
- a CDS encoding DUF6456 domain-containing protein — translation MESRREDPLFDLALEQVGAALTISDIGAITPKEISVMVANAARCVEEKSDVVSKEAKRILRRLCEKNAFLVVSPEMEKAVILRETVPGRHTRIAVMDRDVAHQFALCDWVECKTKGRVLRYVITDAGRASLKRLLEEDRARQVHSVPGMAEQQTPFQAQHQEFGERHVPASHNSEARVVRFNLAESPLLVLGRKKDRTGAPYLSPELIEAGERFREDFELAQMGPRVAQNWEHFLTAESRPKGGAASRGPCEGPAAARDRFGEAMHALGSGLSDVAMRVCCFLEGLETAEKRLGWSARSGKVVLKIALQRLAVHYDIKPKTYHSRELG, via the coding sequence GTGGAATCGAGACGCGAAGATCCTTTGTTCGATCTGGCTCTCGAGCAAGTGGGTGCCGCACTCACCATTTCCGACATAGGTGCCATAACCCCCAAGGAGATTTCGGTCATGGTTGCGAATGCTGCGCGTTGCGTTGAAGAAAAGTCGGATGTTGTGTCCAAGGAGGCGAAGCGAATTCTCCGACGCCTTTGTGAGAAGAATGCTTTTCTGGTCGTGTCTCCGGAAATGGAGAAGGCGGTAATCCTCCGGGAGACCGTACCCGGCCGTCACACCCGCATAGCGGTGATGGATCGCGATGTCGCACATCAGTTTGCGCTGTGCGACTGGGTCGAGTGCAAGACCAAGGGACGTGTTCTGCGATACGTCATAACTGACGCTGGTCGTGCGAGCCTGAAGCGTCTGCTGGAAGAAGACAGGGCGCGGCAGGTCCATTCGGTGCCCGGGATGGCGGAACAGCAGACGCCCTTTCAGGCTCAGCATCAGGAATTCGGCGAACGACACGTTCCCGCCAGCCACAATTCCGAAGCGCGGGTCGTGCGCTTCAATTTGGCTGAAAGCCCGTTGCTTGTATTGGGGCGCAAGAAGGACAGGACCGGAGCGCCGTATCTGTCACCGGAATTGATCGAGGCAGGAGAGAGATTTCGCGAAGACTTCGAACTTGCGCAAATGGGGCCCCGTGTTGCCCAGAACTGGGAGCATTTTCTGACGGCAGAAAGCCGGCCCAAGGGCGGGGCAGCCTCCAGGGGACCTTGCGAGGGACCGGCCGCGGCCCGTGACCGCTTCGGAGAGGCAATGCACGCGCTCGGTTCGGGTCTTTCGGACGTGGCAATGCGCGTCTGCTGTTTTCTGGAAGGTCTGGAAACCGCCGAGAAGCGCCTTGGCTGGTCTGCCCGCTCCGGCAAGGTCGTTTTGAAGATCGCGTTGCAGCGTTTGGCCGTGCACTACGACATCAAGCCCAAGACCTATCATTCCCGCGAGCTCGGGTGA
- a CDS encoding DUF6477 family protein has translation MSEVIQSLNELRRPRLLVRAARLGASLYRRDRDLAAALGGEPSHRQTLSSLLSLEESIESIRRRGNGAYSPEKHIRVLTALIAEAQIFNRLQPG, from the coding sequence ATGTCCGAAGTCATTCAATCGCTCAACGAACTGCGCAGACCGCGTCTGCTCGTCCGTGCGGCCCGTCTTGGCGCGTCACTCTACCGGCGAGATCGGGATCTGGCCGCTGCACTGGGCGGTGAACCATCACACCGTCAAACCCTCTCGTCCTTGCTTTCATTGGAAGAAAGCATCGAGAGTATTCGCCGGCGTGGAAACGGCGCTTACTCGCCAGAAAAACACATCCGGGTGCTGACGGCCCTGATTGCGGAGGCACAGATTTTCAACAGATTGCAGCCTGGTTGA
- a CDS encoding trimethylamine methyltransferase family protein has protein sequence MSEAAVSGQRRGRGGGGAARRAERTAPKIEAARYIERRIPNFEILDEEAISIIEANAETVLEEVGVAFVDNPAALERWREAGADVRGERVHIPPGMARKLCSTAPARFTQHARNPDRNVEIGGKSLVLAPVYGPPFVRDLEGGRRYATMEDFRNFVRLGFMSKWLHHSGGTVCEPTDIAVNKRHLDMIEAHMTLSDKPFMGSVTDPARAVDSVEMCKILFGEAFVDQNTVMTSLININSPLTFDSVMMGALEVYAAANQACIISPFIVGGAMAPVSVAGTLTQVLAEAMAGIAYSQLVRPGAPVIFGAFVTSIDMNSGAPTFGTPEASKILYGAGQLARRLNLPFRSGGALCGSKLPDAQSAYETANTLNAALLGGVNFMLHAAGWLEGGLVSSFEKFVLDADQLGILHSVAAGVDVSENGQAMDAIREVGPGGHYLGCAHTQANFKEAFWRTNVLDYKPFETWSDEGSRDSFTLANLKMRRMLSEYQAPAIDPAKAEAISDFVARAKAREPDAFG, from the coding sequence ATGAGCGAGGCAGCGGTGAGCGGTCAACGGCGTGGTCGTGGCGGCGGCGGTGCCGCGCGCAGGGCGGAACGCACGGCCCCGAAAATTGAAGCCGCCCGGTACATAGAGCGTCGGATTCCCAATTTCGAGATTCTGGACGAAGAGGCGATTTCGATCATCGAAGCCAACGCCGAGACGGTGCTGGAAGAGGTTGGTGTGGCTTTTGTAGACAATCCGGCGGCGCTGGAGCGTTGGCGCGAGGCCGGGGCCGATGTCCGCGGCGAGCGGGTACACATACCGCCGGGGATGGCGAGGAAACTTTGTTCCACCGCACCTGCCCGATTCACGCAGCACGCCCGCAATCCGGATCGAAATGTCGAGATTGGCGGCAAGTCACTGGTCCTGGCGCCCGTCTATGGCCCGCCGTTCGTGCGCGATCTCGAAGGCGGCCGGCGCTATGCTACCATGGAAGACTTCCGCAACTTCGTTCGCCTAGGCTTCATGTCGAAATGGCTGCACCATTCCGGCGGTACAGTATGTGAGCCGACCGATATTGCCGTGAACAAGCGTCACCTCGACATGATCGAGGCGCATATGACCCTTTCGGACAAGCCTTTCATGGGCTCGGTCACTGATCCCGCACGAGCTGTCGACAGCGTCGAAATGTGCAAGATCCTGTTTGGTGAGGCGTTCGTTGACCAGAACACGGTGATGACCTCGCTGATCAACATCAACTCTCCACTGACATTCGATTCGGTGATGATGGGCGCGCTGGAGGTCTATGCTGCAGCCAACCAGGCCTGCATCATATCTCCCTTCATTGTCGGTGGCGCGATGGCCCCGGTTTCCGTGGCCGGTACGCTGACGCAGGTACTGGCAGAGGCGATGGCCGGCATTGCCTATTCGCAACTGGTGCGGCCGGGAGCGCCGGTGATTTTCGGCGCTTTTGTCACCTCCATAGACATGAATTCCGGCGCCCCGACCTTCGGTACGCCAGAGGCATCCAAGATCCTGTATGGTGCCGGTCAGCTTGCCCGAAGACTAAACCTGCCGTTCCGCTCGGGCGGCGCGCTCTGCGGTTCCAAACTGCCTGACGCCCAGTCCGCATACGAGACGGCGAATACGCTGAACGCGGCTTTGCTCGGCGGCGTGAATTTCATGCTGCATGCCGCCGGTTGGCTGGAAGGCGGGCTGGTATCCTCCTTCGAGAAATTCGTGCTGGACGCAGATCAACTCGGCATTCTGCACTCCGTGGCCGCAGGCGTGGATGTATCGGAGAACGGCCAGGCTATGGATGCTATCCGTGAGGTTGGGCCCGGTGGCCATTATCTTGGCTGTGCGCACACTCAGGCAAACTTCAAGGAAGCGTTCTGGCGCACGAACGTTCTTGATTACAAGCCGTTCGAAACTTGGTCCGACGAAGGTAGCCGCGATTCTTTTACGCTGGCGAACCTGAAAATGCGACGGATGCTGAGTGAGTACCAGGCTCCTGCCATTGATCCGGCCAAGGCCGAGGCCATTTCGGACTTCGTGGCAAGAGCAAAGGCAAGGGAGCCGGACGCTTTCGGCTGA